Proteins co-encoded in one Marinobacter qingdaonensis genomic window:
- the flgA gene encoding flagellar basal body P-ring formation chaperone FlgA — translation MRTTIFAFALLMLGLGNAALAKTSAEDIEQAAHRFLEAFADEQSERGYTVTFETGTIDSRLALASCQAPLAVEFTGDPWRSAQPSLQVACEGERPWRMFVTASVAIEGPALVAARPLARGERVTLDMLTTQSVQVNASRRGVMRDAGKVQGMEVRRPVNSGSVITPDLLAAPDAVERGDHVIIVARRGAFAVTSRGKALASASVGEQVLVENLRSARTVRANVVGPGRVEIPM, via the coding sequence ATGCGCACCACCATTTTTGCCTTTGCGCTCCTGATGTTGGGGCTCGGCAACGCGGCGCTCGCCAAAACCAGCGCCGAGGACATCGAGCAGGCCGCCCATCGTTTTCTGGAGGCCTTTGCCGATGAACAGTCGGAGCGCGGCTACACGGTGACCTTTGAGACCGGCACCATCGACAGCCGACTGGCCCTGGCGTCCTGCCAGGCGCCACTGGCCGTGGAATTTACTGGCGACCCCTGGCGCAGCGCCCAGCCATCACTGCAGGTCGCCTGCGAGGGCGAACGGCCCTGGCGCATGTTCGTTACCGCCTCGGTTGCCATTGAGGGGCCGGCGTTGGTGGCCGCCCGCCCGTTGGCCCGGGGCGAGCGCGTCACCTTAGACATGCTGACGACCCAATCCGTGCAGGTTAACGCCAGCCGAAGGGGAGTGATGCGGGACGCCGGCAAGGTACAGGGTATGGAAGTGCGACGCCCGGTGAACTCGGGTTCGGTCATCACTCCGGACCTGCTGGCGGCGCCGGACGCCGTGGAACGGGGCGATCATGTTATCATCGTGGCCCGGCGCGGCGCGTTCGCGGTGACTTCCCGGGGCAAGGCACTGGCCAGCGCCTCCGTGGGCGAGCAGGTACTGGTGGAAAATTTGAGATCGGCACGCACCGTCCGCGCCAATGTGGTTGGCCCCGGGCGGGTCGAGATCCCCATGTAG